Proteins from a genomic interval of Rhodothermus marinus:
- the sprA gene encoding cell surface protein SprA — MSEALRAGKFWSGLVLLLVGGLLLPGLHTPTGTWALHAQTLPDSLQADSSRIDTLHTPRADRLLPRRTRDLPYARLWPRTASLTALRPSTWKREVTLDSTRLVYHIHERLGQTDVRVPVTLDFEHYRQLRLRQALRQNWGTVQTQRQRQASQRRRGGLGVSIALPGGRQSAFTTIFGRPEVDLRVNGQANINAGFNYRKSDQQVAFSGRAAQLDPDFKQDLRLGITGTIGDKLRVNVNWDTNNQFDYQNQLRLEYTGYEDEIIQRIEAGNVMLQTPSQLIRGGQSLFGIKAQFQLGGLQLTTVASQQEGQSNSLTISGGAQTTTFDLQPTDYDDGRHFFLAYYFRNRWEDALSDPPNIRVANGFERITEIEVWKLVYPVRDDENVRQVVAIVDLGEPEELLTLADAYTRDDAGALPDNRNDRYDDTPGGEVDTYLRNGQANAAAYLKDQRGLSEDDFQIGRFKRLEPGRDYTYDEVLGYISLTQRLQENEALAVAFRYRAGGRIYQVGDFSSETGGAGGGQDEDRLVLKLLRPSQLRQPSPTTGYNPAVWYLELRNLYRLPGRGINPEDFELEIYYQPPGKTAQKFLTELGAQRTLLQLLGLDRLNQDQAPVPDNRFDFLTSITIDPGEGLLIFPFLEPFGKRLEQLIEATELPDDQKAALEDRYVFRDLYTQKKENARRNTQHNVYRIQGSYKSAVQDFYDLQAYAGLVEGSVRVTSGGTPLQEGVDFVVDYQSGTVRIINPAYLTPGREIQISYEQNALFNLQKKTLLGLRADYTLGENLALGATMMRLSQKSPVDKFRLGEEPISNMIWGVDGSFTAQPRWLTYALDALPLIQTKEPSEVSFSGEFAQLRPGHGETLAFERTRRELRDNNRDFPADELKGISYIDDFEGFETTFSLKQPGSWRLASPPDSIARYPAGFVGSLYDSLRTTWRGVFAWYQLSEVLVADLARRAPVYDPEAVRPVLITDVFPNRDVRGELNQTLPTLDVYFNPYRRGPYNYTTELEDFLSHPEEVWGGMMQRLPEGYTDFNLKNIEFIEFIFRPFPENPERDAGPDAKLYIDLGSISEDVIPNGKLNAEDGLSMTDPTSGFRGDQWSRYPTSIQNNSVDLDLSLRRTEDLGLDGLASYDPSAYPEIYTEAFHFRRFLEALDPNNPDPRYRAERARALRDPSGDDYQSFDNEAFFSDPELFPPELYPNGVPLQERFAHYFPGLELNAYETQNQLATNASVRRGNSRIPDTEDLNFNASIDTDNSYFEYEIPLSKAVLDSLARPDREDDYIVGAITNSKGETWYQVRIPVRNYTRRVGNIQDFSLIESIRVWTTGHRVPITLRFATFELVGSQWRKAEEVAVEEQTPSDTLFTNTRVSISSVNNEENPDIYRTPNGAIISQVRTASGVVRNAREQALVLRVENLFPGHQRGIYKTFTQGLDLLKYSNLRMFVHLHGRLGDGTPLEALAQQDPEAARQKVRLFVRLGSNASGDYYEYEQPLMPSSVTSGNSDELWQTFQRWGDRVIDLNSVNILLGALNELKIARDAAGFPADSVFWNEIDGRPTAPGVPDADEFAPPGTRLAVKGNPSLGRITMIIVGVRNPAPPGSADPRDRLEEVVVWLNELRVSGYDEKNGYAAVANVNLKLADLGRVRANFRMQTDGFGSLSSTLGEREQTNQQSWSIATDFNLDRLLPRRYGWSIPFSLQLQSSTSTPRFDPARGDVRVEEVLNQIERDTTLSRRERELQRQDVIERVQTHSFTRSYSFRIQKQGSRSWLMRTLVDGLSFSYAFAETQARSPTLRFQNSWRWNTALSYRLNIRRPRTVRPFWFLDDLPLVGLLGDLRFNYLPQSLSWSGNASRNFSGSQDRPTVLPGQGNPELPDLVANPIREQHSLAHSRTFSLQYNPFTFLNLSFDTNTRQSLNAISVDTVYQVVLPDTVLRGLTIAEALARGLVDSADVGVRAFEQYRLHPVPVRRVMQRILDGAEGLRTDNYQQRFTAVLRPNLRTRWMQLQDLNYTAQFSWQNGSIQRNTGASVSNQASLSSGLTLRPRELWRKFAFYRKLEEQERQSGQRRRQPRTEEEEDKPKPLIRPPNPIVLLRRLFLAVTGIENLQITGRANWSSASSNVGRGPIDSVQVAYSLLDALRGRGPSVGYRFGLDRRVDLANRVLDPSLQVSDALNNDYELRASTTLQLSPNLQVSLNWSVNWNKRTDYSYRPVEGGGVDTTMTERGTSRASIWAFGASYLELFRRQLDTYRRDLSRATDPSEIGDENGDGRVALTNASVVADFRRAFMHTPGLLGTHTPIPLPGWQLTYSGLSNWPLFRRLAQSVTIRHGYSADYSADYRTNLNALTDDPEAAFGTFALGGRRIRYRFSRYEVSAVRINERYQPLIGLDITWKNRLQTNLAWSKSRSYSLSTNNEVNASATGELAFTLSYQVQGLRIPFLPIKRLNNRVGISLNIARSSTEERRFSLFRAMQAAADDPDAFDPKDALSPDFAPILTSWTRTTIAPQISYQFSNRVSASFQLRYERFESADSRVPSSTTMQGGFNIRVSISN, encoded by the coding sequence ATGAGCGAAGCGCTGCGTGCCGGGAAATTCTGGAGCGGGTTGGTACTGTTGCTGGTGGGTGGGTTGCTGCTGCCCGGACTGCACACGCCGACCGGCACCTGGGCGCTGCATGCCCAGACGCTGCCCGATAGCCTGCAGGCCGACTCGTCCCGCATCGACACGCTGCACACGCCGCGCGCCGACCGCCTGCTGCCGCGCCGCACACGCGATCTCCCTTACGCTCGACTCTGGCCACGCACCGCTTCGCTGACGGCACTACGTCCGAGCACCTGGAAGCGTGAGGTCACGCTCGACTCGACCCGTCTGGTCTATCACATCCACGAGCGCCTCGGCCAGACCGACGTGCGCGTGCCCGTCACACTCGACTTCGAGCACTATCGACAACTACGGCTGCGCCAGGCGCTGCGCCAGAACTGGGGCACCGTCCAGACCCAGCGGCAACGCCAGGCCAGCCAGCGGCGCCGGGGCGGTCTGGGCGTGAGCATCGCGCTGCCCGGTGGCCGACAGAGCGCCTTCACCACGATCTTCGGCCGCCCCGAGGTGGACCTGCGCGTCAACGGCCAGGCCAACATCAATGCCGGCTTCAACTACCGCAAAAGCGACCAGCAGGTGGCCTTTTCTGGCCGCGCCGCCCAGCTCGACCCGGACTTCAAGCAGGACCTGCGACTGGGCATCACCGGCACCATCGGCGACAAACTCCGCGTCAACGTCAACTGGGACACGAACAACCAGTTCGACTACCAGAACCAGCTTCGCCTTGAGTACACCGGCTACGAAGACGAGATCATCCAGCGCATCGAGGCCGGCAACGTCATGCTGCAGACCCCCTCCCAGCTCATCCGGGGCGGCCAGAGCCTGTTCGGCATCAAGGCACAATTCCAGCTCGGCGGCCTGCAGCTGACCACCGTGGCCAGCCAGCAGGAAGGTCAGTCCAACTCGCTGACGATCAGCGGCGGCGCGCAGACCACCACGTTCGACCTGCAGCCCACCGACTACGACGACGGCCGCCACTTTTTCCTGGCCTACTACTTCCGCAACCGCTGGGAGGACGCACTCTCCGATCCCCCAAACATCCGCGTGGCCAACGGCTTCGAGCGCATCACCGAGATCGAGGTCTGGAAGCTGGTCTATCCGGTGCGCGACGACGAGAACGTGCGCCAGGTGGTGGCCATCGTCGATCTGGGCGAGCCCGAGGAGTTGCTGACGCTGGCCGATGCCTACACGCGCGACGATGCCGGCGCTCTGCCTGACAACCGCAACGACCGCTACGACGACACGCCCGGCGGCGAAGTCGATACCTACCTGCGCAACGGCCAGGCCAACGCGGCGGCCTACCTGAAGGACCAGCGCGGCCTGAGCGAAGACGACTTCCAGATCGGCCGCTTCAAACGCCTGGAGCCCGGCCGCGACTACACCTACGACGAAGTGCTCGGCTACATCTCGCTCACGCAACGCCTGCAGGAAAACGAGGCGCTGGCCGTCGCCTTCCGCTACCGGGCGGGCGGCCGCATCTATCAGGTGGGCGACTTCTCGTCGGAGACGGGCGGCGCCGGCGGCGGCCAGGACGAAGACCGCCTCGTGCTCAAGCTGCTACGGCCGAGCCAGCTTCGCCAGCCTTCGCCCACCACCGGCTACAACCCGGCCGTCTGGTACCTGGAGCTGCGCAACCTCTACCGCCTGCCCGGTCGCGGCATCAACCCCGAGGATTTCGAACTGGAGATCTACTACCAGCCGCCCGGCAAGACCGCCCAGAAGTTCCTGACCGAGCTGGGCGCTCAGCGCACGCTGCTGCAACTGCTCGGCCTGGACCGCCTCAACCAGGATCAGGCGCCCGTGCCCGACAACCGGTTCGACTTTCTGACCAGCATCACGATCGACCCCGGCGAGGGCCTGCTCATCTTCCCCTTCCTGGAGCCCTTCGGTAAGCGCCTCGAACAGCTCATCGAAGCCACCGAGCTGCCCGACGATCAGAAAGCGGCCCTCGAAGACCGCTACGTCTTCCGCGATCTCTACACCCAGAAAAAGGAAAACGCCCGCCGCAACACGCAGCACAACGTCTATCGCATCCAGGGCTCCTACAAGAGCGCCGTGCAGGACTTCTACGACCTGCAGGCCTACGCCGGACTGGTCGAAGGCTCCGTGCGCGTCACCTCGGGCGGCACCCCGCTGCAGGAAGGCGTCGACTTCGTCGTCGATTACCAGAGCGGCACGGTGCGTATCATCAACCCGGCCTACCTCACACCCGGCCGGGAAATTCAGATCTCCTACGAACAGAACGCGCTGTTCAATCTGCAGAAAAAGACGCTGCTGGGCCTGCGGGCCGACTACACGCTGGGCGAAAACCTGGCGCTGGGCGCCACCATGATGCGCCTGAGCCAGAAATCGCCCGTCGACAAGTTCCGCCTGGGCGAAGAGCCCATCAGTAACATGATCTGGGGTGTCGACGGCTCGTTTACGGCCCAGCCGCGCTGGCTCACGTATGCACTCGACGCGCTGCCCCTGATCCAGACCAAAGAGCCCAGCGAGGTGTCTTTTTCCGGCGAGTTCGCTCAGCTCCGGCCCGGTCACGGCGAGACGCTGGCCTTCGAGCGCACGCGCCGCGAGCTGCGCGACAACAACCGCGACTTCCCGGCCGACGAGCTGAAGGGCATCTCCTACATCGACGACTTCGAGGGCTTCGAAACCACCTTCTCGCTCAAGCAGCCCGGAAGCTGGCGACTGGCCTCGCCCCCCGATTCGATCGCCCGCTACCCGGCCGGCTTTGTCGGAAGCCTGTACGACTCGCTGCGCACCACCTGGCGCGGCGTCTTCGCCTGGTATCAGCTCAGCGAGGTGCTGGTGGCCGACCTGGCCCGCCGCGCGCCGGTCTACGACCCGGAGGCCGTCCGTCCCGTGCTCATCACCGACGTCTTCCCCAACCGGGACGTCCGCGGCGAGCTGAACCAGACGCTGCCCACGCTCGACGTGTACTTCAACCCCTACCGCCGCGGCCCCTACAACTACACGACCGAGCTGGAAGACTTCCTCAGCCATCCCGAGGAGGTCTGGGGCGGCATGATGCAACGCCTGCCCGAAGGCTACACGGATTTCAATCTCAAAAACATCGAGTTTATCGAATTCATCTTCCGCCCCTTCCCCGAAAACCCCGAGCGCGACGCCGGCCCCGATGCTAAACTGTACATCGATCTGGGCTCCATCTCCGAGGATGTGATTCCCAACGGCAAGCTCAATGCGGAGGACGGCCTGTCGATGACCGATCCGACTTCCGGCTTCCGGGGCGACCAGTGGAGCCGCTATCCGACCAGCATCCAGAACAACTCGGTGGACCTGGACCTGAGCCTGCGCCGCACCGAAGACCTGGGCCTCGACGGACTCGCCTCCTATGATCCTTCGGCCTATCCGGAGATCTACACGGAGGCCTTCCACTTCCGGCGCTTCCTCGAAGCCCTCGATCCCAACAACCCGGATCCCCGTTACCGGGCCGAACGTGCCCGCGCGCTACGCGACCCCTCCGGCGACGACTATCAGAGCTTCGACAACGAAGCCTTCTTTAGCGACCCGGAGCTGTTCCCGCCCGAACTCTACCCGAACGGCGTCCCGCTCCAGGAGCGCTTTGCCCACTACTTCCCCGGCCTGGAGCTGAACGCCTACGAAACCCAGAATCAGCTCGCCACGAACGCCTCCGTACGGCGCGGCAACTCCCGCATCCCCGACACCGAAGACCTGAACTTCAACGCTTCGATAGATACGGACAACAGCTACTTCGAGTACGAAATACCGCTCAGCAAAGCCGTGCTCGACTCGCTGGCCCGGCCGGACCGCGAGGACGACTACATCGTCGGCGCTATCACCAACAGCAAGGGTGAGACCTGGTATCAGGTGCGCATCCCGGTGCGCAACTACACGCGCCGCGTGGGAAATATTCAGGATTTCTCGCTGATCGAGTCGATCCGGGTATGGACCACGGGCCACCGCGTGCCCATCACGCTGCGCTTCGCCACGTTCGAACTGGTGGGTAGCCAGTGGCGCAAGGCCGAAGAGGTGGCCGTCGAGGAGCAGACGCCCTCGGACACGCTCTTCACGAACACGCGCGTCAGCATTTCCAGCGTCAACAACGAAGAAAATCCCGACATCTACCGCACGCCCAACGGGGCCATCATCAGCCAGGTGCGGACGGCCAGCGGCGTCGTGCGCAATGCCCGCGAACAGGCCCTGGTGCTGCGCGTCGAGAACCTCTTCCCCGGCCACCAGCGCGGCATCTACAAGACCTTCACCCAGGGGCTGGATCTGCTCAAGTACTCGAACCTGCGCATGTTCGTCCACCTGCACGGCCGCCTGGGCGACGGCACGCCGCTCGAAGCACTGGCCCAGCAGGACCCCGAAGCCGCCCGTCAGAAGGTGCGGCTCTTCGTGCGGCTGGGCTCGAACGCCAGCGGCGACTACTACGAGTACGAACAGCCGCTCATGCCCAGTTCGGTCACCTCGGGCAACAGCGACGAGCTGTGGCAGACCTTCCAGCGCTGGGGCGACCGGGTCATCGACCTGAACTCGGTCAACATCCTGCTGGGCGCGCTCAACGAGCTGAAAATCGCCCGCGATGCGGCAGGCTTCCCGGCCGACAGTGTCTTCTGGAACGAAATTGACGGACGCCCCACGGCCCCGGGCGTGCCCGACGCGGATGAATTCGCGCCGCCGGGCACGCGCCTGGCCGTCAAGGGCAACCCTTCGCTGGGGCGGATCACGATGATCATCGTCGGCGTGCGCAATCCGGCACCGCCGGGTAGTGCCGACCCGCGCGACCGGCTCGAAGAGGTGGTGGTCTGGCTCAACGAACTGCGCGTCTCGGGCTACGACGAGAAGAACGGCTACGCGGCTGTGGCCAACGTGAACCTGAAGCTGGCCGATCTGGGCCGCGTCCGGGCCAACTTCCGCATGCAGACCGACGGCTTCGGCTCGCTTTCGAGCACGCTGGGCGAGCGCGAACAGACGAACCAGCAGAGCTGGAGCATCGCCACCGACTTCAACCTGGACCGTCTGCTCCCCCGTCGCTACGGCTGGTCGATCCCCTTCTCGCTGCAACTGCAGTCCAGTACCTCCACGCCCCGCTTCGACCCGGCCCGCGGCGACGTGCGCGTCGAGGAAGTGCTCAACCAGATCGAACGGGATACCACGCTCTCTCGCCGCGAGCGGGAGCTGCAACGTCAGGACGTCATCGAGCGTGTGCAGACGCATTCGTTCACGCGCTCCTACAGCTTCCGCATCCAGAAGCAGGGCTCCCGCTCCTGGCTGATGCGCACGCTGGTGGACGGGCTCAGCTTCAGCTATGCCTTTGCCGAAACCCAGGCCCGGAGCCCCACCCTGCGCTTTCAGAATTCCTGGCGCTGGAATACCGCGCTGAGCTATCGGCTGAACATCCGGCGTCCGCGCACGGTGCGGCCGTTCTGGTTCCTCGACGACCTGCCGCTTGTGGGGCTGCTGGGCGACCTGCGCTTCAACTACCTGCCCCAGAGCCTCTCCTGGTCCGGCAATGCCAGCCGCAACTTCTCGGGGAGCCAGGACCGTCCGACCGTCCTGCCCGGCCAGGGCAATCCCGAGCTTCCGGACCTGGTCGCCAACCCGATTCGCGAGCAGCACAGCCTGGCCCACAGCCGCACCTTCAGCCTGCAGTACAACCCCTTCACCTTCCTGAACCTGAGCTTCGACACGAACACCCGGCAGAGCCTCAACGCGATCAGCGTCGACACGGTCTACCAGGTCGTTCTGCCCGACACGGTGCTGCGCGGGCTGACGATAGCCGAGGCGCTGGCCCGGGGGCTTGTGGACTCGGCGGACGTCGGCGTGCGGGCTTTCGAGCAGTACCGACTGCACCCGGTGCCCGTCCGGCGCGTCATGCAGCGCATCCTGGACGGCGCCGAGGGCCTGCGCACCGACAACTACCAGCAGCGCTTTACGGCCGTGCTGCGTCCCAACCTGCGCACGCGCTGGATGCAACTACAGGACCTCAACTACACGGCCCAATTCAGCTGGCAGAACGGCTCCATCCAGCGCAACACGGGCGCCAGCGTGTCGAACCAGGCCAGTCTGAGCAGCGGCCTGACGCTTCGTCCTCGCGAACTGTGGCGAAAATTCGCCTTCTACCGCAAGCTGGAAGAGCAGGAGCGCCAGTCCGGTCAACGCCGCCGCCAGCCCCGCACCGAAGAAGAGGAAGACAAGCCGAAGCCGCTGATCCGACCGCCCAATCCAATCGTGCTGCTGCGGCGGCTCTTTCTGGCCGTCACCGGTATCGAAAACCTGCAGATCACCGGCCGCGCCAACTGGAGCAGCGCTTCGAGCAACGTCGGGCGCGGTCCGATCGACAGCGTGCAGGTGGCCTATAGCCTGCTCGACGCGCTGCGCGGACGGGGGCCGTCGGTGGGCTACCGCTTCGGCCTGGACCGCCGCGTCGATCTCGCCAACCGCGTGCTGGATCCCAGCCTCCAGGTATCCGACGCACTCAACAACGATTACGAGCTGCGCGCTTCTACCACCCTGCAGCTCAGTCCGAACCTGCAGGTGTCGCTCAACTGGAGTGTCAACTGGAACAAGCGGACCGACTATTCCTATCGGCCGGTGGAAGGGGGCGGCGTCGATACCACGATGACCGAACGCGGCACCAGTCGGGCCTCGATCTGGGCCTTCGGTGCTTCGTATCTGGAGCTGTTCCGCCGCCAGCTCGATACCTACCGCCGGGACCTCAGCCGGGCTACCGATCCGTCCGAAATCGGCGACGAAAACGGCGACGGACGCGTGGCGCTGACCAATGCCTCGGTGGTGGCCGACTTCCGGCGCGCCTTCATGCACACGCCCGGCCTGCTGGGCACCCATACGCCCATTCCCCTGCCCGGCTGGCAACTCACCTACTCGGGACTGTCGAACTGGCCGCTCTTCCGGCGCCTGGCCCAGAGCGTCACGATCCGCCACGGTTACAGCGCCGACTACAGCGCCGACTACCGCACCAACCTGAATGCGCTGACCGACGACCCGGAAGCCGCCTTCGGCACGTTTGCGCTGGGCGGCCGCCGCATCCGCTACCGCTTCTCCCGCTACGAGGTGAGCGCCGTCCGCATCAATGAGCGCTACCAGCCATTGATCGGGCTCGACATCACCTGGAAAAACCGCCTGCAGACGAACCTGGCCTGGTCGAAAAGCCGCTCCTACTCGCTTTCAACCAACAACGAAGTGAACGCAAGCGCCACTGGCGAGCTGGCCTTTACGCTCAGCTACCAGGTGCAGGGCCTGCGCATTCCGTTCCTGCCCATCAAGCGCCTGAACAACCGCGTCGGCATCAGCCTGAACATCGCCCGCTCGTCCACCGAGGAGCGGCGCTTTTCGCTTTTCCGGGCCATGCAGGCCGCCGCCGACGATCCGGACGCATTCGATCCGAAAGACGCCCTGAGCCCGGACTTCGCGCCCATCCTCACTTCGTGGACACGCACCACGATTGCGCCCCAGATCTCCTATCAGTTCAGCAACCGCGTCTCGGCCAGCTTCCAGTTGCGCTACGAGCGCTTCGAAAGCGCCGACAGCCGCGTGCCTTCGTCCACGACCATGCAGGGCGGGTTCAACATTCGCGTGAGCATCTCGAACTGA
- the lipB gene encoding lipoyl(octanoyl) transferase LipB, translated as MAEPVVVCHLGRVAYKPTWDLQKLLQARLVAAKRQEPPQRIPHVFLLVEHPPVYTLGKNGRLDHLLLTEEALRARGAEFFHIDRGGDITFHGPGQLVGYPILDLDRFFTDIHRYLRELEETIIRTCADYGLQAGRVAGRTGVWIGPDARGPERKICAMGIRCSRWVTMHGFAFNLNTDLRYFSYIVPCGIADRGVTSLAAELGRPVDEAEVRARLLRHFAERFEAALTIHEGDEAFAFLEDYLEKENIAAWVKADAVVS; from the coding sequence ATGGCCGAACCGGTTGTCGTGTGTCATCTGGGGCGCGTGGCCTATAAGCCCACCTGGGACCTGCAGAAGCTTCTGCAGGCCCGGCTGGTGGCGGCCAAGCGCCAGGAGCCCCCGCAGCGTATCCCGCATGTGTTTCTGCTGGTCGAGCACCCGCCCGTCTATACGCTGGGCAAAAACGGCCGTCTGGACCACCTCCTGCTAACCGAAGAAGCGCTGCGTGCCCGCGGCGCCGAGTTTTTCCACATCGACCGGGGCGGCGACATCACCTTCCACGGTCCCGGCCAGCTCGTGGGCTATCCCATCCTGGACCTGGACCGCTTTTTCACCGACATTCATCGCTACCTGCGCGAACTGGAAGAGACGATCATCCGCACCTGTGCGGACTACGGCCTGCAGGCCGGACGTGTGGCCGGCCGCACCGGCGTATGGATCGGACCGGACGCCCGGGGTCCCGAGCGAAAGATCTGCGCCATGGGCATCCGCTGCAGCCGCTGGGTGACGATGCACGGATTCGCATTCAACCTGAACACCGATCTGCGCTATTTCTCCTACATCGTGCCCTGCGGCATTGCGGATCGGGGCGTGACGTCGCTGGCCGCCGAACTGGGCCGCCCCGTCGATGAGGCCGAGGTGCGCGCGCGTCTGCTCCGCCACTTTGCCGAACGCTTCGAGGCGGCGCTGACCATCCACGAGGGCGACGAAGCGTTTGCGTTTCTGGAAGATTATCTCGAAAAAGAAAACATTGCCGCTTGGGTTAAAGCGGACGCCGTCGTATCATAG